The nucleotide window ctgctcttcAGCTGGGTGACACTTGCTCAGCCGACCTCTTTCTCAGGTACAGCACGCTCCTCTGCGCGCACCCCTCTTCAGGTCCCTACAATTTCGGCAGGGTATGAGCTGCTCTGGGGAGCcgctggggaggaagggagtctGCCCTTTTGATAACAGCTGATCATTTTCACTCTCCAGAAGGGTTGGGGTTGGGTGTGGGCAGACCATTCTTGCCTGTCTCCAGCCCCTTGTCCCTCCCTTCAGCATTGGCCCACCACCCTCACTTGTGCCAAACCACCTGGGATGCTGATGGCCGCCACTACCCCGGTTTTTTCTGTCCTCGGCTCTCTGATACCCCGGAGGAAGCCTACTGCTGCCACCTGCAGGCGGCAGGGGGCTCCTGCTGCACCCGGACTGAATTTGAGGCCTTGTACCAGGTCAACCTGTCCGCCCTTCCGCCCCCACCCATCCTCAGGTGAGAACTCCAAGCCCCAGAGCCACTGCGACACTGACAGGGCGTTCCAGCATCCGGagctctgttttttaaattctggggCGGGAGGGTTGTAGCATACAGACTAGTGGAGGGGCAGACTTCAAACAGAAAATCGCGTGAATACATAATTACAAACAGTTCTGTGAAAGGAAATTCAGGGGTGTGTGTAAGCGGGTAACAGGGAGCCATTGCATGCACTGTGGGTCTGGGGTGAGGTGGGACGGGTGTCAGACTGAGAGATCTCGTAGTCCGTGGATTACACCCATT belongs to Ailuropoda melanoleuca isolate Jingjing chromosome 9, ASM200744v2, whole genome shotgun sequence and includes:
- the LOC117803710 gene encoding protein shisa-like-1, with product MGLPGRLGLLLTGLTVGLLLLFSWVTLAQPTSFSALAHHPHLCQTTWDADGRHYPGFFCPRLSDTPEEAYCCHLQAAGGSCCTRTEFEALYQVNLSALPPPPILRGRGPLLALGLYTLLLVALMTADLVHFCRGRGGGRRRGPCRPPSGSSAARPLQVPVRTN